The Quercus robur chromosome 7, dhQueRobu3.1, whole genome shotgun sequence genome has a segment encoding these proteins:
- the LOC126692303 gene encoding steroid 5-alpha-reductase DET2 — protein MVSSDQNLFHYSLLTLYLIGPPTFISLRFLQAPYGKHNRPGWGPTMSPPLAWFLMESPTLWLTLLLFPFGSHSSNPKSLFLISPFLFHYFHRTCIYPLRLHINNNKSKTNNGGFPVSVAMMAFVFNLLNAYLQARWVSQYKDYEGDGWFWLRFFIGLVVFLGGMGVNIWSDRVLVALKKEGKGYRVPRGGLFELVSCPNYFGEIVEWLGWAVMTWSFAGLGFFLYTCANLVPRARANHMWYLDKFGEDYPKGRKAVIPFLY, from the coding sequence ATGGTCTCATCAGATCAAAACCTCTTTCACTACAGCCTCCTAACTCTGTACCTCATAGGGCCCCCAACCTTCATCTCCCTCAGGTTCCTCCAAGCCCCATATGGCAAACACAACCGTCCTGGTTGGGGTCCCACCATGTCCCCACCTTTAGCTTGGTTCCTCATGGAAAGCCCCACTTTATGGCTCACCCTTCTTCTCTTCCCCTTTGGGTCCCACTCTTCGAACCCcaaatctctctttctcatctccCCCTTTCTTTTCCACTATTTCCACAGAACCTGCATATACCCACTTCGCCTTCACATCAACAACAATAAGAGTAAGACCAATAATGGCGGCTTCCCAGTGTCAGTGGCAATGATGGCTTTTGTGTTCAATCTTTTGAATGCTTACTTACAAGCCAGATGGGTGTCTCAGTATAAGGATTATGAAGGTGATGGGTGGTTCTGGTTGAGGTTTTTTATTGGGTTGGTGGTGTTTTTAGGTGGCATGGGTGTGAATATTTGGTCAGATAGAGTTTTGGTGGCTCTGAAAAAGGAAGGTAAAGGTTATAGGGTGCCAAGAGGAGGTTTGTTTGAGCTTGTGAGTTGTCCAAACTATTTTGGGGAGATTGTGGAGTGGCTTGGTTGGGCAGTGATGACTTGGTCTTTTGCTGGACTAGGTTTTTTCCTCTACACGTGTGCCAATTTGGTGCCTAGGGCACGTGCGAACCATATGTGGTACTTGGATAAGTTTGGGGAGGATTATCCCAAGGGAAGAAAAGCTGTAATTCCCTTCTTGTATTGA
- the LOC126691030 gene encoding F-box protein At5g49610-like, with protein sequence MRYELKGKKNILQYCNEEEEEENPFAILYENVIFGFEEIFTHYKMKEKNLLKYHKQKQNPLPNFPELVIYNIIMKIPAEYLQKYRCVCKLWHEIISSKKFIAQNFIHSITELLIVVKTYPHLKAISLRMDEKELDFKLEKLDFAGMRMGCIRSSCNGLVLIHDPKIEGKLNVINFLTKCMVKLPRCPTGCPHKKCGVALGFSPSTKEYKVVHMYADGFGYEIFTLGCSDNKWKCIPGPFKVPFERPFNLDTFRWSDPVSIHGQVLHWYVSSKKYIISMDVNDETPRKTYLPTLGEEIDKKRYSLLEMGGYLSVVYNVSDIQIDVWILKDFAAQVWFKKHSILAGSVNCTTLNIPSLPNKCKHSLPDFRKLVALSSLRNGEVIMFKHKTNTNYGCIYLYDIKHMELKRFALKIRGQSKVVPHRSSLICWKTKSELLPREYI encoded by the coding sequence ATGAGGTACGAGttgaaagggaaaaagaatATCCTGCAATActgcaatgaagaagaagaagaagaaaatcctTTTGCAATTCTTTATGAAAATGTCATCTTTGGCTTTGAAGAAATTTTTACACACTACAAGATGAAAGAGAAGAACCTCCTCAAATACCAcaagcaaaaacaaaatcccCTCCCGAATTTTCCTGAACTTGTCATCTATAACATTATAATGAAGATTCCAGCTGAATATCTTCAAAAGTATAGGTGTGTATGCAAATTATGGCATGAAATAATCTCTAGCAAAAAGTTCATTGCCCAGAATTTCATTCACAGTATTACCGAATTGCTGATAGTAGTCAAGACATACCCGCATCTGAAAGCAATATCGTTGAGAATGGATGAAAAAGAGCTTGACTTCAAGTTAGAGAAACTTGATTTTGCTGGAATGAGAATGGGATGTATTAGGTCTAGTTGCAATGGCTTGGTTCTAATTCATGATCCAAAAATTGAAGGGAAGCTAAATGTCATCAATTTTCTTACCAAGTGCATGGTTAAACTCCCTCGATGCCCTACCGGTTGCCCACATAAAAAATGTGGAGTGGCACTGGGATTTAGCCCTTCTACCAAAGAGTACAAAGTGGTGCACATGTATGCTGATGGTTTTGGATATGAGATTTTCACCTTAGGTTGTTCCGATAACAAATGGAAATGCATTCCTGGTCCATTCAAAGTGCCATTTGAGCGCCCTTTTAATCTTGATACATTTCGTTGGAGTGACCCTGTGTCAATACATGGGCAGGTTTTGCATTGGTATGTTAGTTCGAAGAAATATATTATTTCTATGGATGTGAATGATGAAACACCAAGGAAAACGTATCTTCCAACTCTTGGAGAGGAGATTGACAAGAAAAGATATTCTTTGTTGGAGATGGGTGGATATCTTTCCGTTGTGTACAATGTCTCTGATATACAAATtgatgtttggattttgaaagaTTTTGCTGCACAAGTTTGGTTCAAGAAACATAGTATTCTTGCAGGGTCAGTAAATTGTACAACTTTAAATATTCCTTCATTACCCAACAAATGCAAACATTCTTTGCCAGATTTTCGCAAACTTGTTGCCCTGTCTAGTTTAAGGAATGGTGAAGTAATCATGTTTAAGCATAAGACTAACACGAATTATGGTTGCATCTATCTATATGACATTAAGCACATGGAGTTGAAAAGGTTTGCGTTGAAGATCAGGGGTCAATCGAAGGTCGTGCCTCACAGAAGCAGCCTCATTTGTTGGAAAACTAAGAGTGAGTTGTTGCCTAGAGAATACATCTAG
- the LOC126692304 gene encoding F-box protein At5g49610-like, whose protein sequence is MRYELKGNILQYCNEEEEEEALANLIENVIFDSEDIYTHYKTKEKSLLKYHKDKKTPLPNLPELVIYNIIVKIPADYLQKYRYLCKSWHDIISSKMFIAQNFIHSKAELLILVKKRSYFKATSLRMDEKEFDFKLDNFGLARMGRIRSSCNGLLLINDPKIEGKLNVINFLTKCKAILPQCPSGCPHKTCGVALGFSLSTKEYKVVHIYADGFGYEIFTLGCSDNKWKCIPGPFKEPHERPFNLDTFHWSDPVSIHGQVLHWYVSSKEYVISMDVNDETPRKTYLPTPGKKIDRKRYSLLEMGGYLSFVYNVSNIKIDVWILKDFAAQVWVKKHSILSESVNYTVSKNPSLPNKYEHSLPNFHKLVALASLRNGEVMMFKHENSKNDGRIYLYEIKHMELKTFKINIKDESKVVPHRSSLVCWKTESDLLPR, encoded by the coding sequence ATGAGGTACGAGTTGAAAGGGAACATCCTGCAATActgcaatgaagaagaagaagaagaagctttgGCAAATCTTATTGAAAATGTCATCTTTGACTCTGAAGATATTTACACACACTACAAGACAAAAGAGAAGAGCCTCCTGAAATACCACAAGGACAAAAAAACTCCCCTGCCAAATCTTCCTGAACTTGTCATCTATAACATCATAGTAAAGATTCCAGCTGATTATCTTCAAAAGTACAGGTATTTATGCAAGTCATGGCATGATATAATCTCTAGCAAAATGTTCATTGCCCAAAATTTTATTCACAGTAAAGCCGAATTGCTGATACTAGTCAAGAAACGCTCATATTTCAAAGCAACATCGTTGAGAATGGATGAAAAAGAGTTTGACTTCAAGTTAGATAATTTTGGTTTGGCTCGAATGGGAAGGATTAGGTCTAGTTGCAATGGATTGCTTCTAATTAATGATCCAAAAATTGAAGGGAAGCTAAATGTCATCAATTTTCTTACCAAGTGCAAGGCTATTCTCCCTCAATGCCCTTCCGGTTGCCCACATAAAACATGTGGAGTGGCGCTTGGATTTAGCCTTTCTACCAAAGAGTACAAAGTGGTGCACATTTATGCCGATGGTTTTGGATATGAGATTTTCACCTTAGGTTGTTCCGATAACAAATGGAAATGCATTCCTGGTCCATTCAAGGAGCCACATGAGCGGCCTTTTAACCTTGACACATTTCACTGGAGTGACCCTGTGTCAATACATGGGCAGGTTTTGCATTGGTATGTTAGTTCGAAGGAATATGTTATTTCTATGGATGTGAATGATGAAACACCAAGGAAAACGTATCTTCCAACTCCTGGAAAGAAGATTGACAGGAAAAGATATTCTTTGTTGGAGATGGGTGGATATCTTTCCTTTGTGTACAATGTCTCTAATATAAAAATtgatgtttggattttgaaagaTTTTGCTGCACAGGTTTGGGTCAAGAAACATAGTATTCTTTCAGAGTCTGTAAATTATACAGTCTCGAAGAATCCTTCATTACCCAACAAATACGAACATTCTTTGCCAAATTTTCACAAACTTGTTGCCCTGGCTAGTTTAAGGAATGGTGAAGTAATGATGTTTAAGCATGAGAATTCCAAGAATGATGGTCGCATCTATCTATATGAGATTAAGCACATGGAGTTGAAAACgttcaaaataaatatcaagGATGAATCGAAGGTCGTGCCTCACAGAAGCAGCCTCGTTTGTTGGAAAACTGAGAGCGATCTGTTGCCTAGATAG
- the LOC126692302 gene encoding acetyl-coenzyme A carboxylase carboxyl transferase subunit alpha, chloroplastic produces the protein MASISHSPAGFVGTSASDLLRSSSNGVNGIPLRTLGRARFGGSSSSTTTRRDSRVVAKIRKVKKHDHPWPDNPDPNVKGGILTHLSHFKPLPENEKPRPITLEFEKPLINLEKKIVDVRKMANETGLDFSDQILSLENKYQQALKDLYTHLTPIQRVYIARHPNRPTFLDHVFNITEKFVELHGDRSGYDDPAIVTGIGTIDGRRYMFMGHQKGRNTKENVKRNFGMPTPHGYRKALRMMYYADHHGFPIITFIDTPGAYADLKCEELGQGEAIANNLRTMFGLKVPIVSIVIGEGGSGGALAIGCANKLIMLENAVFYVASPEACAAILWKSAKAAPQAAETLRITATELCKLQIADGVIPEPLGGAHADPTWTSQQIKNAINESMDELMKMDTEELLKHRMLKFRKIGGFQEGLPVDPKKKVHMKKKEEPIIRTSNLNIEDEVKKLMQQRLNAKESSVELPESDVNEMIEKLKREVDREYSEAIKAMGLKDRLAMLREEYSKVNLQDQLMHPVLKDKIEKLRDEFTQGVSASPNYETLKSKLDMLSELSKIKSASEKNKKSATLKQAVNKKFVEIMNRPDIKEKYKALEAAIENSAGQDLDHELKEELVKMKKEIELELAGAIKSLGLDVEVVKSKAKEISEQIPLDVKVKVEELNEEIKGEIENVIKSTDLKDKIELLKLEVAKAGNTPDVASKNRIAALEQQIKQGLAEAMNSSNLKEKHEELRAEISKTIESSAGLDGSLENQFPKEDGSTYDEQAVEMNVGANRSFA, from the exons ATGGCTTCGATATCGCATTCTCCAGCGGGATTCGTGGGGACTTCGGCTTCGGATCTTCTCCGGAGCTCGAGCAATGGCGTCAATGGCATTCCTCTGAGAACTCTAGGGAGGGCGCGATTTggcggcagcagcagcagcaccacGACGAGGAGGGATTCCAGGGTCGTGGCGAAGATTAGGAAGGTGAAGAAGCACGACCACCCGTGGCCAGACAATCCGGATCCCAATGTGAAAGGTGGGATCCTTACCCATCTCTCACATTTCAAGCCTTTGCCAGAGAACGAAAAGCCGAGGCCCATAACTTTGGAATTCGAGAAGCCACTTATCAATCTAGAGAAGAAAATCGTTGAt GTGCGGAAGATGGCGAATGAAACTGGTTTGGACTTCAGTGATCAGATTCTCTCATTGGAGAATAAATATCAGCAG GCTCTAAAGGATTTATATACACATCTAACTCCAATACAGCGGGTGTATATTGCACGGCATCCTAACAGGCCAACTTTCCTTGATCATGTGTTTAACATTACTGAAAAG TTTGTGGAGCTTCATGGAGACCGGAGTGGGTACGATGATCCTGCTATTGTTACTGGTATAGGAACCATAGATGGTAGGAGGTACATGTTCATGGGTCACCAAAAAGGTAGAAACACAAAAGAGAACGTCAAGCGGAACTTTGGGATGCCTACTCCCCATGG TTACCGGAAAGCTCTTCGCATGATGTATTATGCAGATCACCATGGGTTTCCTATAATTACTTTCATTGATACTCCGGGGGCTTATGCAGACCTCAAATGTGAAGAACTAGGACAA GGTGAAGCCATTGCTAACAATTTAAGGACCATGTTTGGCTTGAAGGTACCCATTGTTTCTATTGTCATTGGGGAAGGTGGTTCTGGCGGTGCCCTTGCCATCGGTTGTGCTAATAAATTGATAATGCTTGAAAATGCAGTTTTCTATGTTGCCAG TCCAGAAGCATGTGCGGCAATCTTGTGGAAGAGTGCCAAAGCTGCTCCACAG GCAGCTGAGACACTAAGGATTACTGCTACCGAGTTGTGCAAGCTGCAGATTGCAGATGGTGTTATCCCT GAGCCTCTTGGTGGTGCACATGCTGATCCGACTTGGACCTCACAACAGATAAAAAATGCAATTAATGAATCAATGGAT GAGCTTATGAAGATGGACACAGAAGAGCTTCTGAAGCATCGCATGCTTAAGTTTCGAAAAATCGGTGGGTTCCAAGAAGGACTCCCAGTAGATCCTAAGAAAAAAGTCcacatgaaaaagaaagaagaacccATCATCAGGACTTCCAACCTAAATATAGAGGATGAGGTCAAAAAACTTATGCAGCAAAGATTGAATGCCAAAGAGTCCTCTGTGGAACTTCCAGAGTCAGATGTAAATGAAATGAtagaaaaactgaaaagagaGGTTGACCGTGAATACTCTGAGGCTATTAAGGCAATGGGTTTGAAGGACAGGCTTGCAATGTTGCGTGAAGAATATTCAAAAGTAAATTTGCAAGACCAACTCATGCATCCAGTCCTAAAGGACAAGATTGAAAAACTTAGGGATGAGTTTACCCAGGGTGTCTCTGCATCTCCTAATTATGAAACCTTGAAGTCTAAACTTGACATGTTGTCGGAATTATCAAAAATCAAGAGTGCTtctgaaaagaacaaaaagtcTGCCACATTAAAGCAGGCAGTCAATAAGAAGTTTGTTGAAATCATGAATCGGCCTGATATAAAGGAGAAATACAAGGCACTGGAGGCTGCAATTGAAAATTCTGCAGGTCAGGATTTGGACCATGAGCTGAAGGAGGAACTtgtgaagatgaagaaagagaTAGAGTTGGAACTGGCTGGTGCTATCAAATCTCTGGGTTTGGATGTTGAGGTTGTGAAGTCAAAAGCAAAGGAGATCAGTGAACAGATTCCATTGGATGTCAAAGTCAAGGTAGAAGAGCTGAATGAAGAAATTAAGGGAGAAATTGAAAATGTTATCAAGTCAACAGATCTGAAGGACAAGATTGAGCTACTGAAGTTGGAGGTTGCAAAGGCAGGGAATACACCTGATGTGGCGTCCAAAAATAGAATTGCAGCTTTGGAGCAACAAATTAAGCAGGGCCTTGCGGAGGCCATGAATTCTTCAAACCTAAAAGAGAAGCATGAAGAGCTCAGGGCAGAAATTTCCAAAACCATCGAATCTTCTGCAGGATTGGATGGAAGTTTGGAAAACCAATTTCCAAAAGAAGATGGTTCTACGTATGATGAACAAGCAGTAGAGATGAATGTGGGTGCGAATCGTTCCTTTGCTTAA